Genomic window (Arcobacter aquimarinus):
ATTAATTGTGGATTATTTTTAATTTTATTAAGTTAATTTATTTTGATTAATTAAAGCTTAAAAAGTGGAGGAGGTAGTCGGACTCGAACCAACGCATGTCGGATTTGCAATCCGAGGCATTACCAGCTTTGCTATACCTCCAACAGAAATGTATAGTCTAGTTTTAAACCATTTAAAAAATAGAATGTTAGATGATTTAATAGATTAAAATGGCAGAGAGCAAGGGAAGCTTTTTAAGATTTCTTTAAGAAAGTCTTTCAAGCCCTATTTCACGGCAACATTTACATCCCAAGAAAACAAATTCACTTTAAAATTAGCTTAATTTTAGCCATTTTAGGGAACATTTTGTCTTTTTGTGAGTGGGATTATAATCGTTATTTACTTAATTTTAGGTTAAATAATACTTTTTAACCGTTTTTCTATCAAGTCCACATAATCTTCCAATCTCTGAAAAATTGATTTTTTTATTTTGATTTTGTAATTCTAAAACAATATCTAAAACCTTTTTTTGATTCTCTTCTTGTTTTTTTATTTCATAATCTTTTTTAGCTTCTAAAAGTTGTTTTTTGTTTTTCTCTTTATCTCTAATATTTACAGTTCTAATAGCTGCTTCTTTTCGTCTTCTTTTTATTTCAAGTTCATATTCTTCTTTTGATAAATTTTTCATTTTTGAAAAATTCATTATTCCCTCATTTATATCTTTTTTAGTTGCAATAGCTCCATATCTTATTTTTCCATTTTTCCAATATTTAAAAACAGAATTTGAAATTTGTTTTAATTCACTATTTAAAAGATTCACTTGTTTTGATTCATTTATATCTATTAAGTAGTTTAATATATCATTTTGGCTTATTGATTTTTGATTTTTAGCAAATCTCATAGCATATTTAAAGAGTGTAGTATTTCTTTGCCCCTCTATTAGTTCCTCTTCATTTATTTTTACATTCAATCTAATAGAATGATTTTTATAATCAATTTTTGATAATAGTTCTTTAAAGTCTTTTAATTCATAGTTTATTTGTTGGGAATAATAACAAGGGTGCAATAATGGATTTCTCCAAATTCCATATAATCTATTTGAAGCAATAGAATCACATTTTAAAAGTTCTGTAATTGCTTGTTTAATTGATAATAGATAATTAAGAGGTTTATTTTGATTAGTGA
Coding sequences:
- a CDS encoding primase C-terminal domain-containing protein, whose product is MTTLQKYKTKNEELKELLIKNLPTKIKGGNEKHLSNIYEYQTVKALDKCKFINFNSYKQISFMVFDIDKYEDKTAKEYFKNINGFYEYISEKIGLEPTYILETQKGFHFAYHLKNHIFTNQNKPLNYLLSIKQAITELLKCDSIASNRLYGIWRNPLLHPCYYSQQINYELKDFKELLSKIDYKNHSIRLNVKINEEELIEGQRNTTLFKYAMRFAKNQKSISQNDILNYLIDINESKQVNLLNSELKQISNSVFKYWKNGKIRYGAIATKKDINEGIMNFSKMKNLSKEEYELEIKRRRKEAAIRTVNIRDKEKNKKQLLEAKKDYEIKKQEENQKKVLDIVLELQNQNKKINFSEIGRLCGLDRKTVKKYYLT